A part of Balneola sp. genomic DNA contains:
- a CDS encoding adenylate/guanylate cyclase domain-containing protein, whose product MKSSPKRKKGVAFYIVIASAAFFLSLLIASTEQVQKIELSLRDYLFEIRGPLSVEDSPIVMVAISENADSEIPEKWPWPTSIHAKLVHNLNRAGAKAILFDVLFTQQDSFDPRNDTLFAEAIAEYGNVILAGDVEDIIEINRPTSSIFPLPVLREDNPNQLGFVSTFPYLDGYVRTYNIGRRYQGTDYLMLGLQGLRLFNDIPDEEIDEFDQNSKNEFFKLGPYQIQRDNLNSFIVNFYGSEGMFQTVSYEEVIDDSSYTTIMEQEIPDINSFDNPDFGDGHLQLGTFKDKIVIVGATMPTLQDFHATPFASAELPRPGFEIHAHAIQTILDGTYISRQKNGARILIILVCSFLIVFANRSLGLGWSLGLMLLLIGGIYGASIFLFLQYSLMISVTGVWLSVLIGQGGTIGYEYFNEQKEKRRIKGMFSSYVSPQLVDQMIDSGEEPKLGGEEAYITAFFSDIVSFSTFSEKLEPKQLVSLINEYLTAMTDIINTQGGTLDKFIGDAIVAFFGAPVQIPDHALKACISSQLMERRLNELREKWKKDNWIDIVWNMQHRMGMNTGEMVTGNMGSERRFNYTIMGDNVNLAARCESGAKQYNVYTMLTETTKQEAEKYGNDCVFRMLDNIVVKGRSRPVKVYEIAGLRADASQQLLESVGLYELGMENYFKQEWDEAIKYFSQSLPLEAHPKNPSQIFLERCEFMKQNPPSLDWDGVFVMTSK is encoded by the coding sequence ATGAAGTCCTCTCCCAAACGCAAAAAAGGAGTAGCATTTTACATCGTCATTGCTTCAGCGGCATTCTTTTTGTCGTTATTGATAGCAAGTACTGAACAAGTTCAGAAAATCGAATTATCTCTCAGGGATTATCTTTTTGAAATTCGTGGCCCCTTATCGGTTGAGGACTCGCCTATAGTTATGGTAGCCATTAGTGAGAACGCAGATTCTGAAATTCCTGAAAAATGGCCCTGGCCAACAAGTATTCATGCTAAGTTAGTTCATAACTTAAACCGGGCAGGCGCTAAGGCAATTCTTTTTGATGTGCTGTTTACCCAGCAAGATTCATTCGATCCACGAAATGATACTTTGTTTGCAGAAGCTATCGCTGAATATGGTAATGTAATTCTAGCAGGGGACGTAGAAGATATTATAGAAATAAATCGACCTACCTCATCCATTTTTCCCCTGCCTGTTTTAAGAGAAGACAACCCAAATCAACTGGGCTTTGTAAGTACCTTTCCTTATCTGGATGGATATGTACGAACATATAACATTGGTAGACGGTACCAGGGTACTGATTACTTGATGCTAGGTTTACAAGGCTTACGGCTTTTCAATGACATTCCGGATGAAGAAATAGATGAGTTCGATCAGAATTCAAAGAATGAGTTTTTTAAGCTCGGACCATACCAGATACAACGGGATAACCTCAATAGTTTTATTGTGAATTTCTATGGTTCTGAAGGTATGTTCCAGACGGTTTCCTACGAAGAAGTAATTGACGATTCTTCGTACACCACAATAATGGAACAAGAAATTCCAGATATCAACTCTTTTGATAATCCTGATTTCGGAGATGGTCATTTACAGTTAGGGACCTTCAAAGATAAGATTGTCATTGTTGGCGCTACCATGCCAACACTTCAGGACTTTCATGCTACTCCGTTTGCTTCTGCTGAACTACCCAGACCCGGTTTCGAGATTCATGCACATGCTATTCAAACTATTCTTGATGGTACCTACATAAGCCGTCAAAAAAATGGAGCAAGAATTCTCATTATTCTGGTGTGTTCTTTTTTGATTGTTTTTGCCAACCGGAGCTTAGGGCTGGGGTGGTCCTTAGGATTAATGCTACTTTTAATTGGGGGTATCTATGGAGCTTCCATTTTCCTGTTTTTGCAATACAGCTTGATGATAAGTGTAACCGGAGTTTGGTTAAGCGTGCTTATTGGTCAGGGCGGTACCATAGGATATGAATACTTTAATGAGCAAAAGGAAAAGCGAAGGATCAAAGGGATGTTCTCTTCTTATGTATCTCCCCAATTGGTAGATCAAATGATCGACTCAGGTGAGGAGCCAAAATTGGGAGGGGAAGAAGCGTATATCACAGCCTTTTTTAGTGATATTGTTTCCTTCTCAACATTCTCGGAAAAGCTGGAGCCGAAACAGTTAGTATCTCTTATTAATGAATACCTGACAGCAATGACCGACATTATAAACACTCAGGGAGGTACCTTAGATAAATTTATTGGGGATGCCATCGTGGCCTTCTTTGGAGCGCCTGTACAAATCCCCGACCACGCATTAAAAGCATGTATCTCTTCTCAGCTTATGGAAAGAAGGTTGAATGAGCTCAGAGAAAAGTGGAAAAAAGATAACTGGATTGATATTGTTTGGAACATGCAACATCGTATGGGCATGAATACCGGTGAGATGGTTACTGGAAACATGGGTTCAGAGCGAAGATTTAACTATACCATAATGGGAGATAATGTAAACCTAGCTGCCAGGTGCGAAAGTGGAGCCAAGCAATACAATGTGTACACTATGCTTACAGAAACTACCAAACAAGAAGCTGAGAAGTATGGAAATGATTGTGTATTCAGGATGCTGGATAACATCGTTGTAAAGGGACGAAGCCGGCCCGTGAAGGTATATGAAATAGCCGGACTGAGAGCAGATGCTTCTCAGCAATTACTTGAAAGTGTTGGATTGTACGAATTAGGGATGGAGAACTATTTTAAACAAGAATGGGATGAGGCCATAAAGTACTTCAGCCAATCTCTGCCTCTCGAAGCTCATCCCAAAAACCCCTCTCAGATATTTCTTGAGCGATGTGAGTTTATGAAACAAAATCCGCCTTCATTAGATTGGGATGGAGTTTTTGTAATGACGAGTAAGTAA
- the ypdA gene encoding YpdA family putative bacillithiol disulfide reductase: protein MVIIIGAGPIGLATGIQLQRKNIPFLIIERGCLVSSLFNYPTNMTFFSTSDRLEIGDIPFISHGSKPTRSEALEYYRRAAEHFKLPIHLYETVFSVEGEDGAFIVKTDKDSYKAAKVVVATGFYGSANLMNVPGEDLPKVKHYYDEPHPYAWQNVLVVGAGNSAVDAALECYRANAKVTMSVKYGEIKPSVKYWVKPDIENRIKFGEVQAYFNTEVKEIREGEVVLDTPDGEKTIPNDFVLAMTGYHPNYPLMDALGIELTDDEKCMPVHEEKSLETNRKGMYVAGVVCGGMDTSRLFIENSRVHADQIAEHIASSLN, encoded by the coding sequence ATGGTTATTATAATTGGGGCAGGGCCCATTGGTTTAGCAACAGGAATACAACTACAGCGCAAAAATATTCCTTTCTTAATTATTGAAAGAGGGTGTTTAGTTAGCTCTCTTTTCAATTATCCGACAAACATGACCTTTTTCTCCACCTCAGACAGGCTGGAGATCGGAGATATTCCTTTTATTTCTCATGGTTCTAAACCTACACGAAGTGAAGCGCTAGAGTATTATCGCCGAGCAGCCGAGCATTTCAAACTCCCCATTCATCTTTATGAAACAGTTTTTTCAGTGGAAGGCGAAGACGGAGCGTTTATAGTAAAAACGGATAAAGACAGTTATAAGGCAGCAAAAGTAGTAGTAGCAACTGGTTTTTATGGCTCTGCGAACTTAATGAACGTACCAGGCGAAGATTTACCAAAAGTAAAGCATTACTACGATGAGCCTCACCCTTATGCATGGCAGAATGTGTTAGTTGTAGGTGCTGGAAATTCCGCCGTTGATGCAGCACTGGAATGCTACCGGGCTAATGCCAAAGTAACAATGTCGGTTAAGTATGGAGAAATTAAACCCTCTGTTAAATACTGGGTTAAACCAGATATCGAAAATCGAATTAAGTTTGGAGAAGTACAGGCCTACTTTAATACAGAGGTAAAGGAAATCAGAGAAGGAGAAGTAGTTCTTGATACTCCTGATGGAGAAAAAACGATCCCAAATGATTTTGTATTAGCAATGACCGGATATCATCCTAACTACCCGCTTATGGATGCTCTTGGCATTGAGCTAACAGATGATGAAAAGTGTATGCCAGTGCATGAGGAAAAGTCTCTTGAAACGAATAGAAAGGGAATGTATGTGGCTGGAGTGGTTTGTGGAGGAATGGATACAAGTCGGTTGTTTATCGAGAACTCAAGAGTACATGCCGACCAAATTGCTGAGCATATTGCCAGTTCTTTGAACTAA
- the glsA gene encoding glutaminase A: MLTTENIENKEVASLFRLLGKNKDKQVNAEKLLDLLAKNGVLSDDPRLQGLIDKLQTKVDDQIGKVIIDDQQFHDIIKNHALIKKSLKKELVIPDFQLLCKEIKNIFDETIKNKDGNIADYIPQLARINPEHYAVSICTIDGQRYSLGDFDKNFCLQSSCKPINYCIALEELGEEKVHQHIGREPSGQSFNELTLNSKGLPHNPMINAGAIMSCALIGQDLDIADRFDRVNKTWSQLNGNKPVYFNNAVYLSERQTADRNFALAYFMRENNAFPETTNLNDILEFYFQCCSIESCTKDLSVAAATLANAGTNPLTGEAIFNPLTVQNCLSLMLSCGMYDSSGEFAFKIGIPAKSGVSGALMVVIPNVMGISIWSPRLDANGNTVRGVEFCNKLVEKFSFHHYDSLTGHSHKLNPRNNHKGNQVAKMVSLIWAASSGDMDELLRLEAEGVNLNIADYDGRTPLHLAVSENQFEVVKYLIENGVDLSPVDRWGGIPLTDAKKSGNKKIQNLLEVALKKLDKKENQN; the protein is encoded by the coding sequence ATGTTAACCACTGAAAATATAGAGAACAAAGAGGTAGCCTCACTTTTCAGGCTACTTGGAAAAAATAAGGACAAGCAAGTAAATGCTGAAAAGTTGTTGGACTTACTAGCTAAAAATGGAGTACTGAGTGATGACCCAAGACTTCAAGGTCTCATCGATAAACTTCAAACAAAAGTCGATGACCAAATCGGGAAAGTTATAATTGATGACCAGCAGTTCCATGATATCATAAAGAATCACGCACTCATTAAGAAATCACTAAAAAAGGAATTAGTTATTCCTGACTTTCAGCTCTTATGCAAGGAGATCAAGAATATTTTTGACGAAACGATTAAAAATAAAGACGGCAATATTGCTGATTATATCCCGCAACTGGCCCGGATAAACCCTGAGCATTATGCTGTTTCGATTTGCACTATTGATGGACAACGCTATTCGCTGGGAGATTTCGATAAAAATTTCTGCCTACAATCTTCCTGTAAACCCATCAACTATTGTATTGCACTTGAAGAGCTTGGGGAAGAAAAGGTCCATCAACATATTGGGAGAGAACCAAGTGGGCAGTCATTCAACGAACTTACTTTAAATAGTAAAGGACTTCCTCATAATCCTATGATTAATGCGGGAGCAATCATGAGCTGTGCTTTGATAGGACAAGACCTGGATATCGCTGATCGCTTCGACCGGGTAAATAAAACCTGGAGCCAACTGAATGGGAATAAACCTGTGTATTTCAATAATGCAGTATATTTATCGGAGCGCCAGACTGCTGATCGGAATTTTGCTTTAGCATATTTTATGCGAGAGAACAATGCTTTCCCTGAAACAACAAACCTAAATGATATCCTGGAATTTTATTTCCAATGTTGTTCTATAGAGTCATGCACAAAGGACTTATCGGTAGCGGCAGCAACTTTGGCTAATGCAGGTACTAATCCCCTTACTGGAGAAGCTATATTCAACCCATTAACCGTACAAAATTGTCTTTCATTAATGCTTAGTTGCGGTATGTATGATTCCTCCGGAGAATTTGCTTTTAAAATTGGTATCCCCGCTAAAAGTGGTGTTTCAGGTGCATTAATGGTTGTAATACCGAATGTAATGGGCATAAGTATCTGGTCTCCAAGACTTGATGCCAATGGTAACACGGTTCGTGGGGTAGAATTCTGCAATAAATTAGTAGAGAAGTTTAGCTTCCATCATTACGATTCCCTTACGGGACATTCGCACAAATTGAATCCTCGCAATAACCATAAAGGAAACCAAGTAGCAAAAATGGTTAGCTTAATCTGGGCAGCCAGTAGTGGAGATATGGATGAACTTTTACGGCTAGAAGCAGAAGGGGTAAATCTTAATATCGCGGATTACGATGGTAGAACCCCTCTTCATCTGGCCGTTTCCGAAAATCAGTTCGAGGTGGTAAAATACCTCATCGAAAATGGTGTAGATCTTTCGCCCGTTGACCGATGGGGAGGCATTCCACTTACCGACGCCAAGAAATCCGGAAATAAGAAGATTCAAAACCTGCTTGAAGTGGCGCTTAAGAAACTGGACAAGAAGGAAAACCAAAATTAG
- a CDS encoding alpha/beta fold hydrolase yields the protein MSAYNNSFTSSWWALNGHIHTIAFSFSKVREVAVTREEIPTPDDDFLEIDLIDLNNQRPVVALFHGLEGSSKRVYIRNLMHDLRDIGISSVALNFRGCGSRLNLKKRFYHSGETSDYATFFEWINSRFINNPVFAVGFSLGGNALIKYLAENAKSTIVSKAVAVSPPYELKAGSLNLDHGFNRIYSYRFIRTLKEKLTLKRITYPDLPEFSGSSLYQFDDQVTAPVHGFRDAEDYYESCSSARFLNQVSTPILLIHSHEDPLCPLDYAPFDIIEKNRYISSTFTRKGGHVGFIGKPENWMNKTIINWLML from the coding sequence TTGAGTGCCTATAATAATAGCTTTACCTCAAGTTGGTGGGCTCTGAATGGGCACATTCATACTATCGCTTTTTCGTTTAGTAAAGTCAGAGAAGTAGCAGTTACCCGCGAGGAAATTCCTACTCCGGATGATGACTTCCTTGAAATTGATCTTATTGATCTTAATAATCAGCGGCCAGTTGTGGCATTATTTCATGGTCTTGAGGGGTCTTCTAAACGCGTTTACATCCGAAATCTGATGCATGACTTACGGGATATTGGCATTTCATCAGTTGCACTAAATTTCAGGGGATGTGGTAGCAGGTTAAATCTCAAAAAAAGATTTTACCATTCAGGAGAAACCTCCGATTATGCTACTTTTTTTGAATGGATCAATTCGAGATTTATAAATAACCCTGTTTTTGCTGTAGGGTTTTCGCTGGGTGGAAACGCATTAATCAAATACCTTGCAGAAAATGCTAAATCAACAATCGTTAGTAAAGCAGTTGCAGTTTCACCCCCTTATGAACTCAAAGCTGGTTCCTTAAATCTGGATCATGGTTTTAATCGAATTTACTCCTATCGTTTCATCCGTACGTTGAAGGAGAAACTAACACTTAAACGGATAACTTATCCCGACCTTCCGGAGTTTTCAGGTTCGAGCTTATATCAATTTGACGACCAGGTTACTGCTCCGGTACACGGCTTTAGGGACGCAGAAGACTATTATGAGTCATGTTCTTCAGCTCGTTTCTTAAACCAGGTATCTACTCCTATTTTGCTCATACATAGCCATGAAGATCCTCTCTGTCCTTTGGATTATGCCCCCTTCGATATTATAGAAAAGAACAGGTATATCAGCAGCACATTTACCCGCAAGGGAGGGCATGTAGGATTTATCGGCAAACCTGAAAACTGGATGAACAAAACTATCATCAATTGGCTGATGCTCTAA